One genomic window of bacterium includes the following:
- a CDS encoding AAA family ATPase, whose amino-acid sequence MEHLQDKDGPISVPPNLFKAIESGDCVLFAGMGLGAQAGYPTWSELVSNAVNWCLREGVLGKDFAHKSNQDIFQLEPNLAADLLTAELKQANVLSSILSFLREQYSMPQKTDGSLFREIHEIGFAAIVTTSFDRSLEPILSPLSPPVFTSNDTEQLIGRLNRREPFLLKLFGRLELPDTITFSPAELRDQMDRRIEFRQFISSLFLTRTVLFMGSSLGGIRFYLENARLGEISKSKRHYALVNIDAQFREAEVGLLSRRYGIDVLPFDGSPDFSLLRQFVHGLHENQAASRDDSRVRSVFASSSETEVGHGAVLESIHLQNVGAFEEMEVRFHKRWTVLLGDNGVGKSTILRGIASALCGEDAATYADRLIRTGKDQSRITLKFQNSGTYSYAFEISRKSVGVNVLSLPGRPLDTAGTLILGFPPLRTVSWKMPTGTFWDESSSRPLVTDLLPLVTNEPDPRIDKLKQWILTVEYQSKSASDGPRYQRLLNDLFDVIGRLTGDVKIEFGGIDLENRRILVRTEDGLVAFEQVSQGATSLLGWVGVLLQRLYEMYRQSPNPRSESAIVLIDEIDAHMHPAWQQSIVEKLTECFPNTQFICSTHSPLVVGGMDISQIIKFSRDKATGMVYQESLDSQLTMGGTDLQLTSRLFGLRTALDSGETRRHYTEYQLLLQKGESISDSKSKESSNWSEFWSFDSGPLSRLQCRVQLRGWFRPC is encoded by the coding sequence ATGGAACATCTACAGGACAAAGACGGGCCTATTAGCGTTCCGCCCAATCTCTTCAAGGCGATTGAGAGCGGTGACTGTGTACTTTTTGCAGGTATGGGTCTTGGTGCTCAAGCCGGGTATCCTACATGGAGCGAATTGGTCAGTAACGCCGTAAACTGGTGTCTTCGAGAAGGCGTGTTGGGAAAGGACTTTGCTCATAAGTCAAATCAGGACATCTTTCAACTTGAGCCGAACTTGGCAGCTGATTTACTAACCGCTGAACTTAAGCAGGCAAATGTGCTGAGCTCTATACTCTCCTTCTTGCGTGAGCAGTACAGTATGCCCCAAAAGACTGATGGAAGTCTCTTCAGAGAAATCCACGAAATAGGATTTGCAGCAATTGTCACTACTTCCTTTGACCGTTCGCTGGAGCCGATCCTTTCTCCACTGTCCCCTCCTGTCTTTACCTCCAATGACACTGAGCAACTCATCGGAAGACTCAATAGGCGCGAACCGTTTCTTCTCAAGCTCTTCGGACGACTTGAATTACCAGATACGATCACATTCTCTCCTGCTGAGCTTCGAGACCAAATGGACCGCCGCATTGAGTTTAGGCAGTTTATTTCGAGCCTGTTCCTGACGAGGACCGTTCTCTTCATGGGTTCGAGCCTAGGCGGAATTCGCTTCTACTTGGAAAACGCGCGACTAGGCGAAATTTCTAAATCGAAGCGCCACTATGCTTTAGTGAATATCGATGCCCAGTTTCGCGAGGCTGAGGTTGGTCTTCTGTCTCGAAGATATGGTATCGATGTATTGCCCTTTGATGGTAGTCCAGATTTTTCTCTGCTCAGACAATTTGTGCACGGTCTCCATGAGAACCAGGCTGCCTCAAGAGACGATAGTAGAGTGCGATCTGTTTTTGCCAGTTCTTCCGAAACTGAAGTTGGTCACGGAGCCGTACTCGAGAGTATCCATCTGCAGAATGTCGGAGCATTCGAAGAAATGGAAGTTCGGTTTCATAAGCGCTGGACTGTGCTCTTGGGAGACAATGGCGTTGGGAAATCGACAATACTGAGAGGCATTGCATCTGCGCTGTGTGGCGAAGATGCAGCTACATATGCCGACCGACTCATACGTACAGGCAAAGACCAATCACGGATAACTCTCAAATTTCAGAATAGCGGCACCTACTCCTATGCATTTGAGATTTCCCGCAAGAGCGTTGGGGTCAACGTGCTTTCCCTTCCAGGTCGTCCTCTGGACACCGCAGGAACCCTTATTCTGGGCTTTCCGCCTCTGCGGACGGTCAGTTGGAAAATGCCCACTGGCACCTTTTGGGACGAATCGTCTTCCAGGCCTCTGGTGACTGACTTACTTCCGTTGGTGACGAATGAGCCTGATCCCCGCATCGACAAACTTAAACAATGGATCTTAACCGTTGAATATCAATCGAAATCTGCCTCAGATGGCCCTAGGTACCAGCGATTACTGAACGATCTCTTTGACGTAATCGGCAGGCTTACTGGTGACGTGAAGATAGAGTTTGGTGGCATAGACCTGGAGAACAGGCGCATTCTCGTCAGAACTGAAGATGGCCTCGTGGCGTTTGAACAAGTAAGTCAAGGTGCGACATCGCTCCTAGGCTGGGTTGGTGTCCTTCTACAACGCCTTTACGAGATGTATCGTCAATCGCCGAATCCTCGCTCAGAAAGTGCGATCGTTCTCATCGACGAAATCGATGCTCACATGCACCCGGCATGGCAACAGTCCATCGTCGAAAAACTGACAGAGTGCTTTCCAAATACTCAGTTCATATGTTCCACTCACTCACCGCTTGTTGTCGGCGGCATGGACATATCCCAAATCATTAAGTTTTCCCGTGACAAAGCAACCGGGATGGTCTACCAAGAGTCCTTGGACTCTCAGCTAACGATGGGGGGCACTGACTTGCAGCTCACGAGTCGGTTATTCGGTCTGAGAACTGCACTTGATTCAGGTGAAACAAGACGGCATTACACCGAGTATCAGTTATTACTCCAAAAGGGCGAGTCGATATCTGATTCGAAAAGCAAAGAATCATCGAATTGGAGCGAATTCTGGAGTTTCGACTCAGGTCCCCTGAGCCGACTTCAGTGCAGAGTGCAGCTGCGTGGTTGGTTTCGGCCCTGTTGA
- a CDS encoding carboxymuconolactone decarboxylase family protein: MTKISQGKWTRIRPLQRDEISAYTEAGMVAGELTWGRFRNNLCKVMAYTPRLLQTEVEYCNTFIFDPPTFRGTVQEAGFLDRFIRELVISRTSLLNRSRYSVTHHSFIGYRLFADAGREAEGHRKLLHLHEVEKHPNAYTDLERIILGYTTKVTTDAHQVTDVEFEALREALRIAAAGNAERQERVSIELSRFIDSQIVELTWLIGHFCLLNRWFTVLQVPDESSADEDNFLGLYEQVVPADIRERNEKILEGGF, translated from the coding sequence ATGACAAAGATATCTCAAGGGAAATGGACACGAATTCGACCGCTACAACGCGACGAGATCTCAGCGTACACCGAAGCAGGAATGGTCGCCGGTGAACTTACGTGGGGAAGATTCAGAAACAATCTATGTAAGGTAATGGCATATACTCCTCGTCTGCTCCAGACCGAAGTGGAGTATTGCAACACGTTCATCTTTGACCCGCCTACTTTTCGTGGTACTGTTCAGGAAGCCGGATTTCTCGATCGCTTCATAAGAGAGCTCGTAATTTCTCGTACATCCCTTTTGAATCGATCGCGATATTCAGTGACCCATCATTCTTTCATTGGTTATCGACTCTTTGCCGATGCAGGTAGAGAGGCAGAAGGACACCGCAAGCTCCTTCATCTACATGAAGTCGAGAAACACCCAAATGCCTACACCGACCTTGAACGGATCATTTTGGGTTATACCACAAAAGTTACAACGGATGCGCACCAAGTCACTGACGTCGAATTTGAAGCCCTCCGCGAAGCACTGCGAATCGCCGCAGCAGGAAACGCCGAAAGGCAGGAACGAGTCTCCATTGAATTGTCGCGCTTTATCGATTCGCAGATTGTGGAATTGACTTGGCTCATCGGTCACTTTTGCCTGCTCAACCGATGGTTTACGGTGCTTCAGGTTCCCGACGAGTCTTCGGCAGACGAGGATAATTTCTTGGGGCTCTACGAACAGGTTGTTCCAGCGGATATACGAGAGAGGAACGAGAAAATCCTGGAAGGAGGATTCTAG